The following coding sequences are from one Lycium ferocissimum isolate CSIRO_LF1 chromosome 3, AGI_CSIRO_Lferr_CH_V1, whole genome shotgun sequence window:
- the LOC132048824 gene encoding uncharacterized protein LOC132048824 → MPNVQQPALAVPFTERQQNHLAVCPYKRLRNGINSINWDDSDRELHNLRRIAEEEMRARNIQSLRYESLCMLPNVEFPPGFKVPKFNTFNGRGNPITHLKDYCSRLMGIGQNEAIRMKLFIQSLSGLALDWYTEQDFCKWYTWEDMARDFVEQFKFNIGVSPNLYDMREIERMPHESFQEYAIRWRLEASKIRPPLPENELISTFIQMQKGIYYEKLLCARLRDFSDLIQVGKQVEAGIRAGKIVDTSSVQATFQVETFDNLQDKKKETDSAVRSTYQPQSRQNQQVSRDHISFHQQGFQYQPDQTQSSLRQSEHVKFRTFTPLEESLTSIFERMKAKGLLKPKKGWIPKSLPPDFDWSKSCAYHSNILGHDTEDCPALKHKIQNMIEKNKISVQQNKLCDNDGPPVADAIIVTGDPSRLAPRHLKRKRGTK, encoded by the coding sequence ATGCCTAATGTCCAACAGCCTGCACTTGCAGTACCCTTCACAGAAAGACAACAAAATCATCTAGCAGTATGCCCATACAAGAGATTGAGAAATGGaataaattcaattaattgggATGACTCGGATAGAGAGCTCCACAATTTAAGGAGAATTGCTGAAGAAGAGATGCGTGCAAGAAATATCCAAAGTTTAAGATATGAAAGCTTGTGCATGCTTCCAAATGTTGAGTTTCCACCAGGATTCAAAGTACCAAAATTCAACACCTTCAATGGCAGAGGAAATCCCATTACGCACTTGAAGGACTATTGTAGCAGATTAATGGGAATTGGACAAAATGAAGCCATACGAATGAAGTTGTTCATTCAGAGCCTATCAGGGTTAGCATTAGATTGGTATACGGAACAAGACTTTTGCAAATGGTACACATGGGAGGACATGGCCCGCGACTTTGTAGAACAATTCAAGTTTAACATAGGGGTTAGTCCAAATCTTTATGATATGCGTGAGATAGAAAGAATGCCACATGAGTCTTTTCAGGAATATGCCATCCGATGGAGATTGGAAGCTTCAAAAATACGCCCTCCATTGCCCGAGAATGAGTTGATTTCAACTTTCATCCAAATGCAAAAGGGCATATATTATGAAAAGTTGTTATGTGCGCGGTTACGTGACTTTTCTGATCTAATTCAAGTTGGAAAGCAAGTAGAAGCGGGCATTCGAGCAGGAAAAATTGTTGACACTTCATCAGTACAAGCAACTTTTCAAGTTGAGACATTCGACAACTTGCaagacaaaaagaaagaaaccgaCTCAGCAGTTAGGTCTACATATCAGCCGCAATCACGACAGAACCAACAAGTTTCGCGTGATCATATATCTTTTCACCAACAAGGCTTTCAATATCAACCCGATCAAACACAGTCTAGCTTACGACAGTCGGAGCACGTAAAATTTCGCACTTTTACTCCTCTTGAAGAGTCATTAACCAGCATATTTGAGAGAATGAAAGCCAAGGGACTCCTGAAGCCAAAGAAAGGATGGATCCCTAAAAGCCTACCGCCAGATTTTGATTGGTCCAAGAGTTGTGCTTACCACTCTAATATTCTAGGTCATGACACAGAGGATTGCCCAGCACTTAAGCATAAGATCCAGAACATGATTGAAAAGAATAAGATAAGCGTGCAACAAAATAAATTGTGCGACAATGATGGCCCTCCAGTTGCAGATGCAATTATTGTTACCGGTGATCCATCAAGATTGGCACCGAGACATTTGAAAAGGAAGCGTGGAACTAAGTAG